One stretch of Caldinitratiruptor microaerophilus DNA includes these proteins:
- a CDS encoding HU family DNA-binding protein, whose amino-acid sequence MNKAELVSAVAEKAGLTKKDSEKAVNAFVESVKEALAKGDKVSLVGFGTFEVRERRPRKGRNPQTKAEITIPGGKAPAFKAGKELKDVVSH is encoded by the coding sequence TTGAACAAGGCGGAGCTTGTGTCGGCAGTCGCGGAGAAAGCAGGGCTCACCAAAAAGGACTCCGAGAAAGCTGTCAACGCGTTCGTTGAGAGCGTAAAGGAGGCACTTGCGAAGGGCGACAAGGTCTCGCTGGTCGGGTTCGGGACGTTCGAGGTGCGGGAACGCCGGCCGCGCAAGGGCCGCAACCCCCAGACGAAGGCCGAGATCACCATCCCCGGCGGCAAGGCCCCAGCGTTCAAGGCCGGCAAGGAGCTGAAGGACGTCGTCTCCCACTGA
- a CDS encoding RNA-binding S4 domain-containing protein → MRLDKFLKVSRLIKRRTVAKGVAAAGRVEVNGRPAKPGTDVEVGDEITIDYGTRRLRVRVLGVPATARAEEATSLYEVLEETASPEGPEV, encoded by the coding sequence GTGCGCCTGGACAAGTTCCTGAAGGTCTCCCGCCTCATCAAGCGGCGCACGGTGGCCAAGGGCGTCGCGGCAGCGGGCAGGGTCGAGGTGAACGGCCGGCCGGCGAAGCCCGGGACGGACGTCGAGGTCGGCGACGAGATCACCATCGACTACGGGACCCGGCGGCTGCGGGTCCGCGTGCTCGGCGTCCCGGCGACCGCGCGCGCCGAGGAGGCCACCTCGCTCTACGAAGTGCTGGAGGAGACGGCCTCGCCGGAGGGACCGGAGGTCTGA
- a CDS encoding SpoVR family protein, with protein MTARVHAELEDAIARIIDRAGEAGLDFFDMRFEICPADIIYTFGAYGMPIRFSHWSFGKAFHRMKMDHDYGLARIYELVINSDPCYAFLLDTNTLLQNKMIAAHVVAHCDFFKNNWRFRDTNRKMVWTMAAFAGRVRQYEQEYGRDRVERFLDAVLAIHEHVDPLPDPDRGAAAGASRDGAQRPGGRAAGSDQDPYGDLWNLDRYIPAAAAPAEAPRPEGAGPGARGDASRGEPPRAEAGARGAARRPTRDLLLFLLERAPDLEDWQRDILSSVRSESLYFRPQLETRIMNEGWASLWHARIMRDLDLTPEESLEFARMHAAVLAPSRFHLNPYHLGLHIFSDIEARYGTEKLFEVREVDTDVSFIRNYLTRDLVERLDLYLFRKNGDRWEVTRDHSDWEAVRDGLVRLISNCGFPYIYAEDHDYQKRGELYLRHGYEGVELDPHDLTRTLPHVYHIWGRPVHLETVEGDRPVRYTYDGHEVQRRPL; from the coding sequence GTGACCGCGCGCGTCCACGCGGAGCTCGAGGACGCCATCGCCCGCATCATCGACCGCGCCGGCGAGGCGGGCCTCGACTTCTTCGACATGCGCTTCGAGATCTGCCCGGCGGACATCATCTACACCTTCGGGGCCTACGGCATGCCGATCCGCTTCAGCCACTGGAGCTTCGGCAAGGCCTTCCACCGCATGAAGATGGACCACGACTACGGCCTGGCCCGGATCTACGAGCTGGTGATCAACTCCGACCCCTGTTACGCCTTCCTCCTGGACACGAACACGCTGCTGCAGAACAAGATGATCGCCGCCCACGTGGTGGCACACTGTGACTTCTTCAAGAACAACTGGCGCTTCCGGGACACGAACCGCAAGATGGTCTGGACCATGGCCGCCTTCGCCGGGCGGGTGCGCCAGTACGAGCAGGAGTACGGCCGGGACCGGGTGGAGCGCTTCCTGGACGCGGTCCTGGCCATCCACGAACACGTCGACCCGCTTCCCGACCCGGACCGCGGCGCCGCGGCCGGCGCGTCCCGGGACGGCGCCCAGCGGCCCGGCGGCCGGGCGGCCGGTTCCGACCAGGACCCCTACGGCGACCTCTGGAACCTCGACCGCTACATCCCCGCGGCGGCCGCGCCGGCGGAGGCCCCGCGGCCGGAGGGGGCCGGCCCCGGGGCGCGGGGCGACGCGTCGCGGGGCGAACCGCCGCGCGCCGAGGCCGGAGCCCGGGGGGCTGCCCGCCGCCCGACCCGGGACCTGCTCCTCTTCCTGCTGGAGCGGGCCCCCGACCTCGAGGACTGGCAGCGGGACATCCTCTCGAGCGTTCGCAGCGAGTCCCTGTACTTCCGGCCGCAGCTCGAGACCAGGATCATGAACGAGGGCTGGGCATCGCTGTGGCACGCCCGGATCATGCGGGACCTGGACCTGACGCCCGAAGAGTCCCTGGAGTTCGCCCGGATGCATGCGGCCGTGCTGGCGCCGAGCCGCTTCCACCTCAACCCCTACCACCTGGGGCTGCACATCTTCTCCGACATCGAGGCGCGCTATGGGACGGAGAAGCTGTTCGAGGTCCGGGAGGTGGACACGGACGTCTCCTTCATCCGCAACTACCTCACCCGTGACCTCGTCGAACGACTTGACCTCTACCTTTTCCGCAAGAACGGCGACCGCTGGGAGGTGACCCGGGACCACTCCGACTGGGAGGCGGTGCGCGACGGCCTGGTCCGGCTCATCTCGAACTGCGGCTTCCCGTACATCTATGCGGAGGACCACGATTACCAGAAACGCGGGGAGCTCTACCTGCGCCACGGTTACGAGGGGGTCGAGCTCGACCCGCACGACCTGACGCGCACCCTCCCGCACGTGTACCACATCTGGGGCAGGCCGGTGCACCTCGAGACCGTCGAGGGGGACCGGCCGGTGCGGTACACGTACGATGGCCACGAGGTGCAGCGACGCCCCCTGTGA
- the yhbH gene encoding sporulation protein YhbH — MAVRFTVTSEDWSLHRQGQMDQERHQEKVREAIKNNLADIVSQENIITSDGRRVIRVPIRSLNEYRFRFNWQKREHVGQGSGSTRAGDVIAREDGTAEGPGRGPGAGDMPGHDYYEAEITVDDLGELIFEDLGLPHLDPRKRPDLTSRQYRWEDVRKQGLRANIDKKRTMLEALKRNSLRGVPRIHPIIPEDLRYKTWEERYRPETSAVVLAMMDTSGSMGEFEKYIARAFFFWMVRFLRSKYDNVQIRFLAHSTEAREVTEEEFFTKGESGGTRCSSVYELALRLIEEEYPPGEYNLYPFHFSDGDNLASDNPRAVELVKALLEVSNLFGYGEIDGHGAGLSYYRSSTLYSLYTREIRHPRFVATVIRSRNEVLDALRAFFGPREVAALAGREER, encoded by the coding sequence GTGGCAGTTCGGTTCACCGTCACCAGCGAGGACTGGTCGCTGCACCGGCAGGGCCAGATGGACCAGGAGCGGCACCAGGAGAAGGTGCGCGAGGCCATCAAGAACAACCTGGCGGACATCGTGAGCCAGGAGAACATCATCACCAGCGACGGGCGGCGCGTCATCCGGGTACCCATCCGCTCGCTGAACGAGTACCGGTTCCGGTTCAACTGGCAGAAGCGGGAGCACGTGGGCCAGGGCAGCGGCAGCACGCGTGCGGGCGACGTGATCGCGCGGGAGGACGGCACCGCCGAGGGCCCGGGCCGGGGGCCGGGCGCAGGCGACATGCCGGGCCACGACTACTACGAGGCGGAGATCACCGTCGACGACCTGGGGGAGCTCATCTTCGAGGACCTGGGCCTCCCCCACCTGGACCCCCGGAAGCGGCCCGACCTCACCAGCCGGCAGTACCGCTGGGAGGACGTGCGCAAGCAGGGGCTGCGGGCGAACATCGACAAGAAGCGCACCATGCTGGAGGCGCTCAAGCGCAACTCCCTCCGCGGGGTACCGCGGATCCACCCCATCATCCCGGAGGACCTGCGCTACAAGACCTGGGAGGAACGCTACAGGCCCGAGACCTCCGCGGTCGTCCTGGCGATGATGGACACCTCCGGGTCCATGGGCGAGTTCGAGAAGTACATCGCCCGCGCGTTCTTCTTCTGGATGGTGCGCTTCCTCCGCTCGAAGTACGACAACGTGCAGATCCGCTTCCTCGCGCACTCCACGGAGGCCCGCGAGGTCACCGAGGAGGAGTTCTTCACCAAGGGCGAGTCCGGCGGCACCCGCTGCTCCTCGGTGTACGAGCTGGCGCTGCGGCTGATCGAGGAGGAGTACCCCCCCGGCGAGTACAACCTCTACCCCTTCCACTTCAGCGACGGGGACAACCTGGCCTCGGACAACCCCCGGGCGGTCGAGCTCGTCAAGGCGCTCCTGGAGGTCTCGAACCTCTTCGGCTACGGCGAGATCGATGGCCACGGCGCCGGGCTCAGCTACTACCGCAGCAGCACCCTCTACTCCCTGTACACCCGGGAGATCCGGCACCCGCGCTTCGTGGCGACGGTGATCCGCAGCCGGAACGAGGTGCTGGACGCCCTGCGGGCGTTCTTCGGCCCGCGGGAGGTCGCCGCCCTGGCCGGGAGGGAGGAGCGGTGA